A part of Miscanthus floridulus cultivar M001 chromosome 6, ASM1932011v1, whole genome shotgun sequence genomic DNA contains:
- the LOC136461368 gene encoding uncharacterized protein: MTTPPDTTVVWDAYACKNYLCLAAPRGGTISGCDGCFDLRHERGKQQQARWAPDDGALSYSNDAVLRAQPNDTVRIGLDLGSGSPSGTFAARGPPCSPRPSTPARRSAASSRRAAWWRCMSPPRTGCPCSTWTSCTRGTSSVAAGGWPRVYRVLRPGALFWLDHLNCAAVQPNAMFAPLLDHVSDFASVSFWLPAHTREYLHASDSDCSIMWAAVVTHKKFAARCGLPQQL; encoded by the coding sequence ATGACCACGCCGCCGGACACCACCGTCGTTTGGGACGCGTACGCGTGCAAGAACTACTTGTGCCTCGCGGCCCCCCGCGGCGGCACCATCAGCGGCTGCGATGGATGCTTCGACCTGCGGCACGAGCGGGGGAAGCAGCAGCAGGCCCGGTGGGCGCCCGACGACGGCGCTTTGTCCTACTCCAACGACGCCGTGCTCCGGGCGCAGCCCAACGACACAGTGCGCATTGGCCTGGACCTCGGCAGCGGCTCCCCCTCCGGCACGTTCGCGGCACGGGGGCCACCGTGCTCACCGCGACCGTCAACTCCGGCGCGCCGTTCGGCAGCTTCGTCGCGTCGCGCGGCCTGGTGGCGCTGCATGTCACCGCCGCGCACCGGCTGCCCTTGTTCGACATGGACATCGTGCACGCGGGGCACGAGCTCGGTGGCGGCGGGTGGATGGCCCAGGGTGTACAGGGTGCTCAGGCCAGGGGCCTTGTTCTGGCTGGACCATTTGAACTGCGCCGCCGTGCAGCCGAACGCGATGTTCGCTCCCCTGCTGGATCACGTCAGTGACTTCGCTAGTGTCTCTTTTTGGTTGCCAGCGCACACGAGGGAATACCTGCATGCATCAGATTCAGACTGCAGCATTATGTGGGCTGCCGTTGTAACCCACAAAAAGTTTGCGGCGAGATGTGGGCTGCCGCAACAGCTCTGA